The proteins below come from a single Cyanobacteriota bacterium genomic window:
- a CDS encoding serine/threonine protein kinase encodes MTISLTPGSTIAQRYRVVQLLGEGGFGRAYLAEDLNRFGELCLMKEFAPQVQGADALAKARELFQREAGVLYQLKHPQIPEFRELLQVRWQGQESLFLVQQYIQGVTYWELLQQGRRFEEATIRQLLLDILPVLSYIHDRGVIHRDIAPDNLIQQAGTGKPVLIDFGGVKQVAISAVHHLAHQPMPTHLFKAGYTPPEQMRGYVQPASDLYALAVTMLVLLTGRPPTELYNSYRGDWQWQMIPISPELRSVLARMLADRIENRYPTAEAVIQALTSATPLPAKTMARSRLMNHLTALPTLVVSPWRQRTVYGGHQDSRSAPVPTQSYETEANGSLWTDLRAGLGMLVRVTWWTLRTTVLLLLWVIKAAGLLVEFLFNSAEFVYRTITLLLALAVIGGLFALTMVLRGAWQPPDWFKVPSSKAPKLQFPSLKFPDLNWPFRSSAQSCQQRVVARYKALKISAEELRSLYRRVDEQLYARYPELQGRPLTERPEDDRFRQVWCQLADSVLDSMEKDRNP; translated from the coding sequence ATGACTATCTCATTAACTCCAGGATCTACGATCGCACAACGCTACCGAGTGGTTCAGCTTCTCGGAGAAGGGGGATTTGGGCGTGCCTACTTGGCGGAGGATCTCAATCGGTTTGGGGAGTTGTGCCTCATGAAAGAGTTTGCTCCCCAAGTGCAAGGGGCTGATGCATTGGCAAAGGCACGAGAACTGTTTCAGCGAGAAGCTGGAGTGCTCTACCAGCTCAAGCACCCTCAAATTCCAGAGTTTCGAGAGCTGTTACAGGTGCGTTGGCAAGGGCAAGAGAGCCTTTTCCTTGTACAGCAATACATTCAGGGGGTGACCTACTGGGAGTTGTTGCAGCAAGGTAGGCGATTTGAAGAAGCTACGATTCGCCAACTGTTGCTAGATATTTTGCCAGTGCTTAGCTACATTCACGATCGGGGTGTCATTCATCGGGATATTGCACCCGATAACCTGATTCAACAGGCGGGCACGGGCAAGCCAGTGCTCATTGACTTTGGTGGAGTTAAGCAGGTGGCCATTTCTGCTGTTCACCACTTAGCCCATCAACCTATGCCAACCCATCTCTTCAAGGCAGGCTACACACCACCTGAGCAGATGCGTGGTTATGTTCAACCAGCCAGCGACCTTTATGCCCTAGCAGTGACGATGTTGGTGTTACTAACAGGGCGGCCACCCACTGAGTTATATAACAGCTATCGCGGCGATTGGCAGTGGCAGATGATCCCTATCAGTCCAGAGTTGCGATCAGTGCTAGCCCGCATGTTAGCCGACCGCATAGAGAATCGGTATCCTACAGCAGAGGCTGTCATTCAAGCCCTAACTAGCGCTACACCTCTGCCTGCCAAAACCATGGCCCGCAGTCGTCTCATGAATCACTTGACAGCATTGCCGACCCTAGTTGTGTCTCCTTGGCGACAGCGTACTGTCTATGGGGGTCATCAGGATTCCCGATCGGCTCCAGTACCTACCCAATCCTATGAAACCGAAGCTAATGGATCCCTATGGACAGACCTTAGGGCTGGGCTAGGAATGCTGGTGAGAGTAACTTGGTGGACATTGCGGACAACTGTGCTACTGTTGCTCTGGGTGATCAAGGCGGCTGGACTCCTAGTGGAATTTTTGTTTAACAGTGCTGAGTTCGTCTATCGCACTATCACTTTACTGTTAGCCTTAGCAGTTATTGGAGGATTGTTTGCACTCACTATGGTTCTTCGGGGAGCTTGGCAACCGCCAGACTGGTTCAAAGTCCCCTCTAGCAAAGCGCCTAAGTTACAATTCCCTAGTCTTAAGTTCCCAGACCTGAATTGGCCATTCCGTTCATCGGCCCAGTCTTGTCAACAACGAGTGGTGGCTCGTTACAAAGCGCTGAAGATTTCAGCCGAGGAACTGCGATCGCTGTATCGCCGTGTGGATGAGCAGTTGTATGCTCGCTACCCAGAGTTGCAGGGACGACCACTCACAGAACGTCCAGAGGATGATCGCTTTCGTCAAGTTTGGTGTCAACTTGCGGATAGTGTACTAGATTCCATGGAGAAAGACCGTAACCCATAA
- a CDS encoding chromosome segregation ATPase has translation MPTDRGVSEWTPQSYPASPYHDPSLMGYSDYMDDRDDNDALAPELDEEAEADQQHPMQWLTHWQVWGAAAVVVFTGTGFFAAANLLHLPAVANCPAIFLPTASASMRLSCARAAAEKGTPTGYLEAINLVNGLPKNHALRPHIDDMIQQWAKSYLNLAEKAFQEGRIRDAIEAARRLPKTVPAYKQVDGLIQKWQSIWQRGELIFQATEAAMRKRDWGKAYALAARLLMVENEYWSTVKYRELSGKILLARQTNTKINRAMMLAEAGDVDSLLEAIDLLATIDKSDYLYAEAQKELKKISLQLLAIAQTSLDNQNYQDAMDILRRIPESAGLQDEIKDFTLLANAQSKAWKGSIADLQDAITQAEKISVQSALYGDAQRMIKRWRNDIDAVNRLAIAQQLAASGDPAGLASAISEASRISDNSNRWKDAQKKIDNWRQQLESLEDRPILNNAKALALAGDVAALSAAIAQASRVQPGRALYPEAQELVKAWRGQIEEFEDRPILDRALELANNGRFPEAIVVAEQIGSGRSLSKEARRHLRVWRDQVQGQERWEQARRLAASGSVADLQEAVRIAGQVPESSTYSAQAGAAVDQWSRRLLSIANERALQADFIGAIAIASQIPASTSTYAEAQERIALWRSQLSQ, from the coding sequence ATGCCAACTGATCGTGGCGTTTCCGAATGGACCCCTCAGTCCTACCCTGCCAGTCCTTACCATGACCCTAGTCTGATGGGGTACTCCGACTACATGGACGATCGTGACGATAATGATGCTCTTGCACCTGAGCTAGACGAGGAGGCAGAGGCTGACCAACAGCATCCCATGCAATGGCTAACCCATTGGCAAGTATGGGGTGCGGCAGCAGTGGTGGTGTTTACTGGCACAGGTTTTTTTGCTGCTGCTAATCTACTGCACCTACCAGCCGTAGCTAATTGCCCTGCTATCTTTTTACCCACAGCCTCTGCGTCTATGCGGTTGTCTTGTGCTAGGGCTGCGGCTGAAAAAGGCACACCTACGGGCTATTTGGAGGCGATTAACCTGGTTAATGGTCTACCTAAGAACCATGCCCTGCGGCCTCATATCGATGACATGATCCAGCAGTGGGCAAAGAGCTACCTCAATCTGGCAGAGAAGGCTTTTCAAGAAGGGCGGATTCGAGATGCAATCGAGGCAGCACGACGCTTGCCCAAAACTGTCCCTGCCTATAAGCAAGTGGATGGGTTGATCCAAAAATGGCAGAGTATTTGGCAACGGGGAGAGCTAATCTTTCAGGCAACGGAAGCTGCTATGCGAAAGCGAGACTGGGGCAAAGCCTATGCTCTGGCAGCTCGACTGTTGATGGTAGAGAATGAGTATTGGTCAACGGTGAAATATCGAGAGTTATCAGGCAAAATTTTGCTGGCTCGTCAGACCAATACCAAGATTAACCGGGCGATGATGTTGGCAGAAGCAGGAGACGTGGACAGCTTACTAGAAGCGATCGATCTGCTGGCCACTATTGACAAGTCAGATTATCTCTACGCAGAAGCCCAAAAGGAACTCAAGAAAATTAGCTTGCAGTTGTTGGCGATCGCCCAAACCAGCCTGGACAACCAAAATTACCAGGATGCTATGGATATCCTGCGTAGAATTCCTGAAAGTGCTGGCCTGCAAGACGAAATCAAAGACTTTACTCTACTGGCAAACGCCCAGTCTAAGGCATGGAAAGGCAGTATTGCCGACTTGCAAGATGCTATCACCCAGGCAGAAAAGATTAGTGTTCAAAGCGCTTTGTATGGTGATGCTCAGCGCATGATTAAACGCTGGCGCAACGATATTGATGCTGTCAACCGTCTAGCCATAGCCCAGCAGCTAGCTGCCTCTGGCGATCCAGCAGGGTTAGCCAGTGCTATTTCTGAAGCTAGCCGCATTTCTGACAATAGCAACCGCTGGAAAGATGCCCAGAAAAAAATTGATAACTGGCGACAGCAGTTGGAATCGCTGGAAGATCGGCCCATCTTAAATAATGCCAAGGCGCTGGCCTTAGCTGGTGATGTAGCAGCATTGAGTGCAGCGATCGCCCAAGCTAGCCGAGTGCAACCTGGTCGGGCGCTTTATCCTGAAGCACAGGAGCTAGTGAAGGCGTGGAGAGGACAGATTGAAGAATTTGAAGACCGCCCAATTTTAGATCGAGCTTTGGAGCTAGCGAATAACGGTCGATTTCCAGAGGCGATCGTGGTTGCGGAACAAATTGGCTCGGGACGCTCTCTCTCTAAGGAAGCTCGTCGCCATCTGCGAGTGTGGCGCGACCAAGTTCAAGGGCAAGAACGCTGGGAACAAGCCCGTCGTCTCGCTGCATCTGGCTCAGTGGCTGATTTGCAAGAAGCTGTTCGCATTGCAGGCCAAGTGCCTGAATCTAGCACCTATAGTGCTCAAGCAGGAGCGGCTGTTGACCAATGGAGTCGGCGGCTGCTGTCCATTGCCAATGAGCGGGCACTGCAAGCAGACTTCATTGGTGCGATCGCCATTGCCAGTCAAATTCCAGCCAGCACGAGTACCTATGCTGAGGCTCAAGAGCGTATTGCTCTCTGGCGCAGTCAACTCAGCCAGTAG